ACACAAGTCCTACAAGTGTTTGTAGAATAGTAGAAATAATATACAATGGAACAAACAAAAGAAGTAATGCCTTATCAGATAATACGGCACCAAAGGCATCCATAATTTCCTCTGGGTCTCCCATTATTTCAGGATCTTGAAAAAAGTCAAAGCTTCCACTTAGGGGAATCATTACAACATTGTTTAGCATAAACTGAACAATGTATAAAATAATCATGATCAATAACCCTGCAAAAAGCTTGTGCCAAAAATTGGATTTGATATGTTTATCCCAGGCTAATCCAAAAGCTTTAAAATAGGAAGGCGTATCCATATTGATATATTCAAACCAAGACAATGCCACCCAATTCATCACAAAAGTGATCACAATAAAAATTCCCACGATAGTAATCAGTGAAATGACCGAGGCAATAGCTACTACAACGTAGAATGGAGTAAGAAGAATTAAAGAAAGAAAAGCATAGACAAGAATGGCTGTCATATTACTTTTAAGCTCATCCCAGACTTCTCTACCACTTGGGCTAGAAGATTTTTGGTAATAAAGCTTCATATACACAGGGACAAAAAAGATATAAAAAAGCGAGAAGATCATATACCCAAGCATCGTGAGTACGATACCTAGAAGACCAGTCCCTGAAAGATAATCCGTGAAGTTTTCTAAATCATTGAGATTTATATTGATTAAGTCCGTAACAATTAGGTACATTCCTGCCATAGCAAAGATGAGAGGAACAATACAGATGGTAATAAATCCAATGGAAAGACCTTTTATTTCTTGAAAGAAAAAATTGAAGGCATCGGTGATATAAGCACCCGTATCACGGTTTTTTGCTAATTGTATATTTTGTTTCATTTTTGAGGGATAATTAATTTAAATTCTGCTATCTATTCTATAAAAAAAATACAGAATAATATAGATTCATGCAAACTACAAAAAAAAATACAAGTAGAACAAGGTATATCGATAGATTCATGTTAAAGAACCCTTAAAATATCGACAAAAAAAGCCTCTTTCAAAAAATGAAAGAGGCTTTATGAAAGGAGGTAGTATATTTTTTCTTAGAACAAATCCATATTGTCTAATACTTTCATTACTCCACGAACGGCAGTTGCAGAATTTTCTAGCAATTCTTTCTCACCTTCGTTTAGGTCAAGTTCGATGATTTCTTCAATCCCTTCTTTTCCTAATTTTACAGGAACTCCAAGATAGATATCATTCATTCCGTACTCACCTTGTAGCCAAGTACAAACTGGGAAAATTCGTTTTTGATCTTTTACAATAGCTTCAACCATTTGAGCAGCAGCAGCACCAGGTGCATAGTACCCAGAAGTTCCAAGAAGGTTTACGATTTCTCCACCACCTTTCTTAGTTCTTTCTACAATTGCATCCAATCTTTCTTCAGATACTAATTCTGTTACAGGAATTCCACCCACTGTTGTATAACGTGGAAGTGGTACCATTGTATCACCATGTCCACCCATCAAAACAGCTTGGATATCTTTTGGAGAACAGTTTAGCTCAAGTGCCAAGAAAGAACGGTAACGTGCCGTATCCAAGATACCAGCCATTCCCATTACTTTTCTAGAGTTTTTATTCGCCGTAAGGTAAGTAGCATAAGTCATTACGTCCAAAGGATTGGAAACACAAATAACAATAGCTTCAGGTGAATGCTTAATAACGTTTTCTGTAACAGATTTTACTATTCCAGCATTTGTTGCGATAAGATCATCACGACTCATTCCTGGTTTTCTTGGAATACCAGAAGTGATAACAACTACATCAGAGTTGGCTGTTTTTGTATAATCGTTTGTAGATCCTACAAGTCTTGTGTCAAATGAGTTGATTGGCGAAGTTTCCCACATATCTAATGCTTTTCCTTCAGCAAATCCATCTTTGATGTCAAGTAGTACAACTTCGTTACAAACTTCTCTATGGGCAAGAACATTGGCACAAGTAGCACCTACATTTCCAGCTCCAACTACGGTTACTTTCATAGTAAATTTTTAATTTTTTGGTTTAGACTCACAAATGTACTGAAAAATATAGGATGATTTATGTTAAGACTTTGCTCTTTTTGAGCGTATTTCAGAACGTTTTTTCAGTTTTTTGTTAAGAAATATGTTCATTTCGTTGCTTTTCATATAATATTACATCTTCAAATTTCCCATTTTTTTGGTAGTACTCTTTTAAGATACCTTTATGAGCCATCCCCACCTTTTTAAGGATATTTCCCGAAATAGGATTATAAGTGAAATGCGTGGCGTAAATCATTTCCAACTCTAAATCTTCAAAACCAAATTTGAGAATCCTTTCTACGGCTTCTGTGGCATAACCTTTATTTCGGAATTTTTTCCCAATCCAATAACCAATCTCTGCTTTGGTTTTAGAGGCAGAAGGATGAATCCCTATTCCTCCAATAAACGCTCCAGTTTCTTGAATAATCAGGGAGAAAACAAAGCTCTCTTTATTCTCAAAATTCTGATCAGCCATTTCAATCCATTTTTTTGCATGATCAATAGAGTAGGGAAATGGAAAATTTAGTGTGTTTTGTGATATTTCGGGGTCTTGTGCTAGGCTTACAAGTTCAGAAATGATTTTATTATCAGGTTTTGAAAATAATAATCTGGCGGTGGTAATTATAGGGAAATCTGACATGATTTGTAATTTAATTAGATAAATGTAGGCATAATTTTCACCATGTAGATTGTTTCAAAATGAAGGGATTGAAAATTTTTCTAAAATAGCGCTTATTTTTATTTAAAATAATTCTAAATAAGCTTTGTTTTTAATTAGAATGATTCTAAATTTGCCCCATTCTAAATGACAAAAGAAGAAAAATCATGTTTACAAAAAGAGTACTTTTTGCAGGTATATTAGGACTTAGTTTGGTTGCCTGTACCAAAGATGAGGTAAAGAATGACGATAAAGATTATAGTGTTCCAAAGACATATAATTTTGAAAATGCAAGTTATTCAGGTCAGATTTCAAGGTTAAATATGTTGGCAGAATTGTCTTCATATATGAAAAAAGTAAATGCCAATGAGGCTGTTATGGCAGACCAAATGAAGAAAATGTATGCCAATGATGGTTATACTTGGACTTCTACTCCATTTGCACAAACACAACCTACAAAGCAATTGAAGAGTAAAACTTTTTCAGGTTATCAAGGTGAATTAGAATCTTGGATGGATAAGCTTGCAACAATTTCTACAAGCACAACAGCAGGAGTATCTGGAACAGCCGGTCATGTTTCTTCAAATGATGGGAGCAAAAAATACCTTTTTGATGAAAAAGGATTTGAACCTGTTCAATTGATTGAAAAAGGAATCATGGGAGCTTGTTTTTATTTCCAAGGAACCTCAGTGTATTTATCACTTGATAAATTAAATGGGGCGAATAATGACAAGAACGAAGAGGGTAAAAACTACACAAAAATGCAACATTATTGGGATGAAGCATTTGGGTACACGGCTTTCCCAACAGATTTGACAGCAGATAATTTAAGTGCTCAAAAAGATGCAGGGAAATTGAGATTTTACTCAAAATATGTAGCAAAAAATCAAGGAGCAGGTCTTACTACTTTAAATGATATGATGCAAGCATTTGCAAAGGGTAGAGCCGCAATTGATAATAAAGATTACAATTCAAGAAACGCAGCAATAGGAATGGTTCAAAAGAACTGGGAAATGATCAATGTGGCTGCAGCTTTACATTATTTGAATGGATCTTTAAACAAAATAGGTGATGACGCATTGAGAAATCATCAATTGTCAGAAGCTTGGGCGTTTATAAATGCTTTGAAATTCAATAATGCAAAATCTATTTCTGATTCTGAAATCGATGTAGTGTTGAATAAATTAGGAGATAATTTTTATGAAATTACTCCAGCAAAAATTTCTGACGCAAAAACTACTTTAGCTCAAAAATACGGAGTTAACAGTCCAGATAATTTTTAGTTTTTATTAGTTAGTTTTAGGTTAAATAATTGCCAAAGCAAACACACCAATTGGTAGCGTTTGCTTTTGGCATTTCAAAATATCAGGTTATGAAAAGCACTTTTGCTAAAATAGTTTTTTTCTTATTTACTTCTCTGCTTGTATGGTCTTGCGGAGATGATGAAGAAAAAGTAATCTATAAAGATTTGTTTACCAATGTTTCTTCAAATATGATTCAGCCTAGACTGGGGCAGTATTTAGAGAATTGTCAAACTTTAGATCAAAAAACAAAAGCTTTTACGCAAAATCCATCTACAACTAGTTTAGAAGATTTAAGAACTGCTTTTAAGGAGAACTATAAGCAATGGCAATGGGTAAGCCTCTATAATTTTGGACCAGCAAAAGAAGCCAGTGTTTTGTTAAACGCTGCGGTAAATTCATTCCCAACTTTGCCCGCAAAAATAGAACAGAATATCTCTACTGGTAGCTATAACCTAGAATCTGCAAGTAATATTTATGCAAGCGGACTTCCCGCTTTAGATTATCTTTTGTTCGCACCACAAAAGACTAACCTTGAGATTATCACCGCATTCTCTGATGTGAAAAGGAAAAAATATCTGGAAGATATTAGCTCCAGATTGGTAAATAAGGTAAAGGAAACAGAATCTAAATGGACTTCTTATCATAATACATTTATCAATGATGAAGGAACGGGTTTAAGCTCTTCTTTAACTTTGCTTTTCAATGCCATTTTAGAGGATTATGAATACACTAAAAGAAATAGATTTGCACTACCAGCAGGGTTTGCAACTGAATTTTCTATCCCAATTTCAAAAGATGCAAAGAAAGTAGAAGCACCCTATAGTAATTTGTCTTATGTGCTGATTATGGAAAACATAAAAGCACATCAAGAGTTTTACATGGGATACACTTTTGATGGAAATGATGGAGTAGGTTTTTATGACAAACTCAAAGATGTTCAGTTTAAATCAACTGTTGTAGAAGGAGACTTAGCAAAAGCCATTGCAGATCAGTTTACGATAATTCTGGAGGATCAAAAAAAATACGAAGGAAAAAACTTTGCTACAGATATCACAAATGATCTAAACACACTAAGTCCTTCTTATAGTAAACTACAAAAAATGGTTCCTTTATTGAAAGGGGATTTACGTTCCTTTTTATCTGTTCCTATTTCGGGTTCAGATGCAGATGGTGATTAATTGAGTAATAAAGCTTTTTGTAATAAAGTTAAAAACATATTGGGAATAGCAAAATTCATCAATAAGTTATGGAAAAGATAAATCGTTTTCTTTTTGCTTCCAAACCTTCGGTTACTTTAGCGTATTTTAGAATAGCTTATGGCGTTTTAATGCTCTGGAGTACACTTAGATTTTGGCTAAACGGATGGATTGTAGATCAGTTTACAGCACCAGAATACCATTTTAAATACTTTGGTTTTGAGTTTATAGAACCACTTTCAGAAACAGGGTTTTATATACTCTATGGTTTTATGGTATTGGCTTGTTTGTTGATAATTTTGGGCTGGTATTACCGCGTTGCTATTGTTTTTTTCTTTCTGGCATTTAGCTATACAGAGCTGATAGATATAAGTTATTATCTCAATCATTATTACTTTATCTCACTACTCACAGGTGTTTTAATGTTTCTACCTATGCATGTTCATTTTTCATTGGATGCAAAGCTAAGACCTAAAATAGCACGGGCAGAAGTACCTAATTGGACAATTTTTCTCATAAAAATTTCTTTGGTAATCGTGTATTTTTATGCAGGAATTGCAAAATTACATGGAGATTGGTTGTTTAGAGCACAGCCTCTTAGCTTGTGGCTACAACCTCACCAAGATTGGTGGTTGATAGGTCCATTGTTTACAAAAAAATGGTTTGCTTATGCCATGAGTTGGGGTGGTTGTATTTTCGATCTAGTGATACCCTTTCTTCTTTTTAATAAACGCACTGTAGGTATTGCTTTTTTCTTTATCGTATTTTTTCATCTTTTCACTCGAATGTTATTTCCTATCGGGATGTTTCCTTTTATTATGATAGCAGCTACAACAATCTTTTTTCCTGTAAGCTGGCATCAGAAATCTATTGGATATTTGAAGCGTTTTTTAAAATGGAAAGATCAAGAAATCAATCGTAGTAAGACTTATAAATTCAACAAAATTACTGTAGGCTTGATAAGCGTTTACCTAGTTTTTCAGTTAATTTTCCCATTTAGGTATCTATTATATCCTGGAAACTTGTTCTGGACAGAAGAAGGTTTTCGCTTCTCTTGGCGAGTAATGCTCATGGAAAAAGGTGGTACGGCATTTTTTTATATTCATCATCCAGAAACAGGGCAAAAACACGAAATAAATAACCGAGATTTTTTGACTCCTCTACAAGAGAAAATGATGAGTACACAGCCAGATTTAATTCTTCAATTTGCGAAGATTATTAAAAAACATGCTGAAGAAAATGGTTTGAAAAACCCGAAAATAACGGCAGAAATATATGTAAGTCTCAATGGTAGAGCAAACCAATTGTATATAGATCCTGAAGTGAATTTGGCAACCATCGAAGACAATTTTTCTCACAAAACTTGGATAAAACCTATGCATCATGAATAAATGGTTTTTGATTTTTTTATCGTTGATATTCCAGTTTTCTATTGCACAAGTCCTTTTTGAAGGCCAAGTGAAAGATCGGAAAACGAATCAAATAGTGCCATTTGCTAGTGTGCAATATGGCGAAAAATATTTTACAGAATGTGATGCCGATGGTATGTTTCGTTTTAAAATTCCTCGAGGGAAAAAAACGCTCATCATTTCTTCTGTAGGCTATCATAAATTAACAAAAGAAATTAATCTCAATAAAAGCAAAACATCTGTTTTTTATTTGGATCCTAGCCAAAATATGCTCAGTGAAACGGTTCTAGAAGAACAGCTTGAAGGAGAACGAGCAAAACAATCTATTTATCGATTAAAAACAATTGAAGGTACGACATTAAATTCAGGTAAAAAGAATGATGTAATCCTCATAAAAAACACTCATTACAACAGTGCCACAAATAGTAGTAGACAAGTTTTTGCACAAGTACCTGGTCTTAATATTTGGGAAAGTGATCAAGCGGGTTTACAGCTTGAGATCGGTGCAAGAGGGTTGAGCCCGCAGAGAACTTCGAATTTTAATACTAGGCAAAACGGTTATGATATTTCTGCAGATGCAATTGGGTATCCAGAAAGCTATTATACGCCACCGACCCATGCAGTAGAAAAAATTCAACTTATTCGTGGAGCAGCTTCTTTGCAATATGGTCCACAGTTTGGCGGAATGTTAAATTTTCAACTGAAAAAAGGAAACCCAAACAAAAAAGCAGAAATCTCAGTACAACAAAATATCGGTTCTTTTGGTCTTTTTTCCACTTATCTTGGTGTAGGAGGGCAAATAGGGAAAATGAACTATTATACCTTTGGGCAATGGAAAACATCAAAAGGATGGAGACCAAACTCTTCTTTAGATTCATGGAATTTCTTTGGCGGAATGGAGTGGAATCTCTCAGAGAAATCATCATTAAAATTTGAATATACAAAGCTATATTATACCGCTCAACAACCAGGGGGGCTCACAGATTTACAGTTTGAAGACAATCCTAGCCAAAGTAACCGAACAGGAAATTGGTTTCAAGTTGACTGGAATGTGTTTGCACTTAGGTTTGAACATCGTTTTTCTACTGCTACGCAAATGAGTAGCCAGTTTTTTGGGCTTTTGGCAAAAAGAAATGCTCTTGGGTACTTGCAAAACATTAGTTGGAGTGAAAGTCAATTCACTACCAATAGAGATTTGATTCTTTCTGATTTTAGAAATTTTGGAAATGAAACCAAACTGATTCATCGTTATGAAATCGGTAAATCTTCGGCAGCTTTACTGGCAGGAGTGCGATATTATCAAGGTTTTACAGAGAAAAATCAAGGTTTTGGACCTTCAGGTGTTAAGCAAGAGTTTGAGTTATTTGAAAAAAATAAGAATTCGGGTTCATTTTATGAGTTTCCGAGTAAAAATATAGCCGTTTTTGCTGAAAATATGATTCCCCTAAATACCCGCTGGAATATTACACCTGGGATTAGGTATGAGTATATCCATACTCAAGCCAAAGGATTTAATCAAGTAATAGATCCAAATAATGGAAATGTT
This is a stretch of genomic DNA from Flavobacteriales bacterium. It encodes these proteins:
- the mdh gene encoding malate dehydrogenase, which produces MKVTVVGAGNVGATCANVLAHREVCNEVVLLDIKDGFAEGKALDMWETSPINSFDTRLVGSTNDYTKTANSDVVVITSGIPRKPGMSRDDLIATNAGIVKSVTENVIKHSPEAIVICVSNPLDVMTYATYLTANKNSRKVMGMAGILDTARYRSFLALELNCSPKDIQAVLMGGHGDTMVPLPRYTTVGGIPVTELVSEERLDAIVERTKKGGGEIVNLLGTSGYYAPGAAAAQMVEAIVKDQKRIFPVCTWLQGEYGMNDIYLGVPVKLGKEGIEEIIELDLNEGEKELLENSATAVRGVMKVLDNMDLF
- a CDS encoding GNAT family N-acetyltransferase, coding for MSDFPIITTARLLFSKPDNKIISELVSLAQDPEISQNTLNFPFPYSIDHAKKWIEMADQNFENKESFVFSLIIQETGAFIGGIGIHPSASKTKAEIGYWIGKKFRNKGYATEAVERILKFGFEDLELEMIYATHFTYNPISGNILKKVGMAHKGILKEYYQKNGKFEDVILYEKQRNEHIS
- a CDS encoding DUF4856 domain-containing protein, whose protein sequence is MFTKRVLFAGILGLSLVACTKDEVKNDDKDYSVPKTYNFENASYSGQISRLNMLAELSSYMKKVNANEAVMADQMKKMYANDGYTWTSTPFAQTQPTKQLKSKTFSGYQGELESWMDKLATISTSTTAGVSGTAGHVSSNDGSKKYLFDEKGFEPVQLIEKGIMGACFYFQGTSVYLSLDKLNGANNDKNEEGKNYTKMQHYWDEAFGYTAFPTDLTADNLSAQKDAGKLRFYSKYVAKNQGAGLTTLNDMMQAFAKGRAAIDNKDYNSRNAAIGMVQKNWEMINVAAALHYLNGSLNKIGDDALRNHQLSEAWAFINALKFNNAKSISDSEIDVVLNKLGDNFYEITPAKISDAKTTLAQKYGVNSPDNF
- a CDS encoding imelysin family protein; translation: MKSTFAKIVFFLFTSLLVWSCGDDEEKVIYKDLFTNVSSNMIQPRLGQYLENCQTLDQKTKAFTQNPSTTSLEDLRTAFKENYKQWQWVSLYNFGPAKEASVLLNAAVNSFPTLPAKIEQNISTGSYNLESASNIYASGLPALDYLLFAPQKTNLEIITAFSDVKRKKYLEDISSRLVNKVKETESKWTSYHNTFINDEGTGLSSSLTLLFNAILEDYEYTKRNRFALPAGFATEFSIPISKDAKKVEAPYSNLSYVLIMENIKAHQEFYMGYTFDGNDGVGFYDKLKDVQFKSTVVEGDLAKAIADQFTIILEDQKKYEGKNFATDITNDLNTLSPSYSKLQKMVPLLKGDLRSFLSVPISGSDADGD
- a CDS encoding HTTM domain-containing protein codes for the protein MEKINRFLFASKPSVTLAYFRIAYGVLMLWSTLRFWLNGWIVDQFTAPEYHFKYFGFEFIEPLSETGFYILYGFMVLACLLIILGWYYRVAIVFFFLAFSYTELIDISYYLNHYYFISLLTGVLMFLPMHVHFSLDAKLRPKIARAEVPNWTIFLIKISLVIVYFYAGIAKLHGDWLFRAQPLSLWLQPHQDWWLIGPLFTKKWFAYAMSWGGCIFDLVIPFLLFNKRTVGIAFFFIVFFHLFTRMLFPIGMFPFIMIAATTIFFPVSWHQKSIGYLKRFLKWKDQEINRSKTYKFNKITVGLISVYLVFQLIFPFRYLLYPGNLFWTEEGFRFSWRVMLMEKGGTAFFYIHHPETGQKHEINNRDFLTPLQEKMMSTQPDLILQFAKIIKKHAEENGLKNPKITAEIYVSLNGRANQLYIDPEVNLATIEDNFSHKTWIKPMHHE
- a CDS encoding TonB-dependent receptor encodes the protein MNKWFLIFLSLIFQFSIAQVLFEGQVKDRKTNQIVPFASVQYGEKYFTECDADGMFRFKIPRGKKTLIISSVGYHKLTKEINLNKSKTSVFYLDPSQNMLSETVLEEQLEGERAKQSIYRLKTIEGTTLNSGKKNDVILIKNTHYNSATNSSRQVFAQVPGLNIWESDQAGLQLEIGARGLSPQRTSNFNTRQNGYDISADAIGYPESYYTPPTHAVEKIQLIRGAASLQYGPQFGGMLNFQLKKGNPNKKAEISVQQNIGSFGLFSTYLGVGGQIGKMNYYTFGQWKTSKGWRPNSSLDSWNFFGGMEWNLSEKSSLKFEYTKLYYTAQQPGGLTDLQFEDNPSQSNRTGNWFQVDWNVFALRFEHRFSTATQMSSQFFGLLAKRNALGYLQNISWSESQFTTNRDLILSDFRNFGNETKLIHRYEIGKSSAALLAGVRYYQGFTEKNQGFGPSGVKQEFELFEKNKNSGSFYEFPSKNIAVFAENMIPLNTRWNITPGIRYEYIHTQAKGFNQVIDPNNGNVVKQFGAKNLKRGVLLYGLGVTYFGNENAEWYANFSKNYRGINFNDLYENNYNLVIDSNLKDESGFTVDIGYRGRFNERFQFDASVFYLDYSDRIGFLQKYYPENHPKQYQSYRFKTNISDSRTFGFDSYLSYEVLSMENQEAIGLRVFNNFTWQYGQYLASQEESIDGKKIELVPNINWKIGGLLTYKNWSTSLVYSYTGEQFSDAQNSKVSDNRALTGLIPSYHIVDWNMKYQTKNQWIFSSGVNNVLNSRYFTRRASGYPGPGIIPASPRNFYFSIEKTF